From the Armatimonadota bacterium genome, the window GACCTTCTTGTCCTGCCGGGCGTAGCCGTAGTAGGGCATGACGCAGGTAATGCGCCTTGCCGACGCCCGACGGAAGGCGTCTAGCATGATGAGCAGTTCCATCAGGTTCTCGTTCACGGGAGCACAAGTCGGCTGCACGATGAACACATCCAGTCCACGCGCGTTTTCCCCTACCTGCACGCGTATCTCCCCGTCCGAGAAGCGGGATACCAGTATCTGCCCCAGCGGTATCCCCAAACAGTCCGCGATGTTTGCTGCCAGCAACGGATTGGCGTTGCCGGTAAAGATGCGCATACGGTCCTTATTCATAGGCTAACCCTCAGATGAAGATTGTTCCCGTCGTCGTTTCGCCCACTCCTCTTTCACTACCTGGCGGCATCGGGCGATTGCCAGCGAATCCGGTGGCACATTATCGGTAATCGCCGAGGCAGCGGCGATATATGCGCCGTCACCTATCTCTACAGGCGCAATCAACGTGGCGTGGGAACCGATGAAACAACCTTTGCCGATGACGGTGCGATGTTTGCGCTTGCCATCGTAGTTGCAGGTGATGGTTCCTGCGCCGATGTTGGTGTTCGCACCCACGTGCGCGTCGCCCACGTAGGTAAGGTGTGCCATGCTGACGTTCTCCTCGATCACTGCGTTCTTCACTTCCACAAAGTCGCCAACCTTAGAACCATTACCCACAACGGTACCCGGGCGCAGGTTGGCGAACGGACCCACCCGCACGTTATCACCCAGACGACTCTCCACCACCTGCGACGCCAGCACGGTGGTGCGGTGACCAATCTGACTGTTCTCGATACGCGCCATCGGTCCGATTTCGCACTCCTCGCCGATGGTGGTAGAGCCTAGGATATAGGTGTTCGGGTAAACAGTGGTATCCTGCCCGATTCGTACATCGGCGTCGATATAGGTATTCGCCGGGTCCACGATGGTCACCCCTGATAGCATCAGGTTCTCCAAGATGCGCCGACGCAGACGCGACGCCACATCCGCCAGCTCCACGCGGGTGTTTACTCCCAGTGTTACCTGCCAGTCGTCGGCGATGACCGCTTCCACTTTTTCGCCTTTGCGTGTGAACAACCCTATCACGTCGGTCAGATAGTACTCGCCCTGCGCGTTGTCGGGACGCACCTCTTGCAGCGCGTCGAACAGTGCAGGAGCCTTGAAGCAATAGATGGAGGTGTTGATTTCGCGCACTGCCAGCTGCTGGGGGGTAGCGTCTTTTGCCTCTACCACACCCAGCACCTTG encodes:
- a CDS encoding hypothetical protein (possible pseudo, frameshifted), translating into MNKDRMRIFTGNANPLLAANIADCLGIPLGQILVSRFSDGEIRVQVGENARGLDVFIVQPTCAPVNENLMELLIMLDAFRRASARRITCVMPYYGYARQDKKVKPREPITARLVANLLEVAGANRILTVDLHAQQIQGFFNLPVDHLYAGPIIGEYLIESGLAHENCVVVSPDVAGTPPCQSAG
- the glmU gene encoding bifunctional protein GlmU, which encodes MLSLKSVIVPRKGTSLWRSSVSKPSLTAVIMAAGKSTRMKSRLPKPLHPLCGKPLLSYLLDACESAGVSRTIVVVGHEAERVRDRFQGQCEFALQEEQLGTGHAVMSARQLLGGYDGDLLVLPGDTPLIDGDTLRKLVEHHRSSGAVATLLSAVLPHDAGMYGRVLRDPNGKVLGVVEAKDATPQQLAVREINTSIYCFKAPALFDALQEVRPDNAQGEYYLTDVIGLFTRKGEKVEAVIADDWQVTLGVNTRVELADVASRLRRRILENLMLSGVTIVDPANTYIDADVRIGQDTTVYPNTYILGSTTIGEECEIGPMARIENSQIGHRTTVLASQVVESRLGDNVRVGPFANLRPGTVVGNGSKVGDFVEVKNAVIEENVSMAHLTYVGDAHVGANTNIGAGTITCNYDGKRKHRTVIGKGCFIGSHATLIAPVEIGDGAYIAAASAITDNVPPDSLAIARCRQVVKEEWAKRRREQSSSEG